TGAATTTCACACACGAAAACATCCCACCatcaattgctttttttttttttttttttttttttttttgaaatattctttCACCTCTTTCCAAAACTTGAAtcgtgtttctttctttcaggTTCGGATTCGCGTTGACCAATCTTGGAGACATCAATAAAGATCGGTACGAGGACTTGGCCGTGGGCGCGCCGTACGAAGGCAGGGGCGTCGTCTACATCTACCTCGGTTCCAAACATGGCATCATTACCGAACCATCCCAGGTATTGTATTGTAGAGAAACAAGATACATCTGCCTTTTTAATATTGTCCCATTTATCTCGCAATTCCCCGTCCATATACATTTCCATGCAAACCTTTTGTCCCGTAGGAAATAAATGTTTATGTCTAGCGCGGTAGAGGGTTGTGCAACTTGCCTTTctgtttcttaaaaaaaaagaaacagagggAAAATGCGCAAATTTATACGCGTACTACTGGACACGTTGAAGTTGAGAGTAATAGTTGTGTTTCTAAAAGCGGGGGGTTCCATAAACCACGCCAAACTGGGGTTGCGTTCTGCTGCCGTGTTCTTCAACTTTCGTTTTACGagttaccttttttcttgGTGTTGTATCGGCCTCCGCGCTTTCACGACGGGATAATAATGATAGGGAAAAAATAATGGTGCTCTCTCGCCTCTTGCTTCACGCCCAAACTTTGTGAGCGTGTACGGTACTTGTCACGCGGTCGAACAAGTTTTCCCAATCGGATCCGTAGTATTATTCACCCTACTGGAAGATGTAGTCGATCGTGTCTGCATCGTGTCCGTTTTATGGATTgctgtgtttctttttttctgttcgaaCCACGAATATCAGCAGCTGTCCTAAATCtttctcgttttattttttgttaaaactttaaattaaaattcgattataaaatgtagattttgaaGGCGGAGGATATACCCGGTGTTCCTCCATCTACATTCGGCTATTCGTTGAGCGGCGGCCTGGATATGGATCTCAATGACTATCCAGATTTGATGGTGGGCGCTTACGAAGACGATCGGGTTTTCCTCATCCGATCGAGGCCCATCATCGGCATCCTGACTCGCGTCCAACCAGaagagaatttgaaaaatatcgACCCAAACAGTCCCGGATGTGAGAAGTATCCCAATTCAACCGAAGTCTGGTGAGTTTAGTCTCTCTCGCCTTCAACAACACGAGATAAccttttgatttcttctttaaaaaaaaaaaaaaaaaatgatatttggTGCCCATGAGGTCATGATTATATCGAACATGTTTTACATCATGTCCGTTCTAGTTTCTCGTTCAACGCCTGCTTCGCCATGGATTCAATGGAGGGTTTCCTGCGAGCCAACGATCTAGAACTCAAGTACCGGATCGAGGCCGAGACGTTCAGCGGGCGCAAATTCTCCCGCGTGCGCTTTGCCCACGGCTTGTTGGAGAAACCCCATGTTGTCGAGAGGAAAATCCAGCTGAGGGGCGTTCGCAACGGCACCGAGCAGTGCTTTGAGGAGACGGCGTTCGTCAAGGTTTGTTCTCCTTTGGCTCATGCccatcatatttttttcttcttcttgtgatGGAATTTTATCGATCgtttttctccctcctttCATCTCCCTATcggaattaaaaagaaaactaaaaaacaacaacattggAATGAAACTTGATTATGTATGCAGGAGGGGACGCGAGACATTCAATCGGCCGTAAAGTTCCGCATGGGCTACACGCTGGTTCAGCGGGAGCCGAGGAGCCCGCGTGAAGGCGACCCTTTGCCCAACATCAACCAATATCCGATCCTCAACCAGCAGGAGGCATCCAAAACCTTCCAGGCCACGTTCGAAAAGGACTGCGGCGATAATGATGTCTGCGAGAGTAACATGGTTACCGTAGCCAACCTCGATCTCCCTCAAGGTATTGTCTTGTAATGGATAACCCGAAAGGAAGGCCGACTTCATGATTCACTCGCCACCCCACCATTTGTTTGACGTGacgttaaaaatttttctccctctctgtTTCAAACCTCAGGCGAGGATGGAGTTTCCATTTTGGAGCTCGGGGAACTGCAGGAAGTCGTCCTCGATATTTCAGTGACGAACACGGGAGAGTCGGCCTACGAGGCCGGTTTGTATGTTTCTCATCCACGCACTCTGAGCTTCATCGGACGCGTCTCGGAAGCAAATCAACTGCTTTGCAATTCGTTCAACAGCACCATGGTTACATGCTCGCTGGGCAACCCCTTCAAACACGGGTAACGAGGACAGATTGCCACTTGAATCTGTTTTGCCagactatatatatattttcattTCCTATTGACGGGCAGCTCTGGATACGTCAAACTTCGCTTCAATCCAAGCGCCGTCGAGGATTCTGAAGCCCGCCTGGCTTTCCTCATTTTTACCAATACAACATCTCAGGAACTGGACCCTCAAGGAGAAATTCCAGTTCTTGCTAACGTCGTCAAACGTGCCGAAATCTCTATTAAAGGGTAACTAACAAAAAGCCCCATTTTTTTGgagcttcttttttctcatcaGGCATTTTATTTCTCGTGCGTAAAAATTGCTAATTTATGCGTTGGGCTGATTATTCAGACTGGGCCGTCCGGAGCAGGTCTTCTTCGGTGGTGAAGTTAAACCGACCATCAAGTACCGAGACGAAATTGGACAGCCTTTGTTGCACAGCTACGAAATCTACAATGCCGGACCGTGGAAAGTGCCATACCTGTCGGTTGTCGTTTCTTGGCCTTACCAAGTTGAGAACGGGAAGCCCATCGGCAAATGGCTCCTCTACATGGATGAGACCCCTAAAGTCGACGGTACACGATcctttcattaaaaaaatatacccTTTGTCGTAAAATGCCGACGCTGATGAGCGTTCCGAAATCAAATTCTGTCCGGAAAAGACAATCAGCTGGTTTTTTAACTATCGTTTAACGCGCAGGTGATGGTGAATGCATTATGGATCCGAAGCAAGTTAACGTTCTTGACCTCCCTAAACGGCCCGGATTCGTCGAGGCTCCTATCGAACATCTGGCCAGACACTTACCCGTTCCGACTATCAGTGACATTgacgaaaatgaaatcgatTCGACGTCGGTTAATACTACTCGTAAGAAGCGCCAAGCAGGAGTCGTCATTTTGCCTGAAGCCATTGTCGATAATGAAGGCAAAACCAGGCACGTCGTTACCATGGTAACGACTCAGATCTTGATCCTCAGTTGCTCCATTATTCATTTTCCTAATTAaattgtgtaatttttttattttttaaaatttatttaggaTTGTGACCGTGGAACGGCAAAGTGCTTCATGTTCCGTTGTAACATTAGAAATCTACAGCGCAAGCAGTCAGCTGTCATTAAAATCCGAGCCAGGTCCATTTGAGCTTTGTTTTCAAACCAGTTTTGCGTCGTCAGCGGTCGTAACTCaatttgttccttttttttttattagattaTGGAACGCGACTCTCGTAGAAGATTTCCCGGGAATCCACACTGTCAGAATACGTTCCAAAGCGCACATTTCCTTGGATCCGTCATTGGAAATTACCCAGCGGATCGAAGATGACTTCGATTACGTgagttgtttttaaaataattagtTATGTTtcgatttatattattttcttGGTTGATTAATTCCTGGAATCCCCTTTATCAAGGCTGAAACGATGGCCTATCCCGACCGATTGGACACGGGCGAAACGCCGGCCGTCCCATTGTGGATCATCATCGTCAGCGTGTTGGCTGGTATTCTGCTGCTAGTCCTCCTGATTCTCTTGCTTTGGAGACTGGGATTCTTCAAGCGCAAGCGTCCTGATCCTACCCTGAAAGGCAGTCTATTGCAAAAGGACAAAGAACTCAACGGAGAATACATCTCATAGTGTTCCACGTAAAAGCGAAAGGTGAGAGCGGCTTTCCATATGTGCCTTTTTA
The window above is part of the Daphnia carinata strain CSIRO-1 chromosome 7, CSIRO_AGI_Dcar_HiC_V3, whole genome shotgun sequence genome. Proteins encoded here:
- the LOC130688029 gene encoding integrin alpha-PS1-like isoform X2; this translates as MIVQLVNTLLAGVLFSTLVIGFNLEPRIPVIKNGMAGSYFGYSVAEHQSISVETGAVLNNWLLVGAPLDQNLQPGTNRSGALWRCPMTTRSNDCVQVVTDGKRNIRSNQLVPPLPDEIKDGQWLGVTVRSQGPGRKVLVCAHRYIRKGADYQWGQGLCYTLTQNLDYDETWEPCRGRPTTWAHEQFGYCQAGTSGMLLDDDTALIGTPGPYTWRGTVFAVSVSDDFLHRDKTLYYGPLTQDHSPVDKYSYLGMSVTSGKYFGSKVSYAAGAPRSNGTGQVVIFTKVKKAESQLRVQLVLSGEQFASSYGYQVATADLNGDSRADLIVGAPFYYDREAGGAVYVYSNPPDGGLTANTPYVKLVGKPESRFGFALTNLGDINKDRYEDLAVGAPYEGRGVVYIYLGSKHGIITEPSQILKAEDIPGVPPSTFGYSLSGGLDMDLNDYPDLMVGAYEDDRVFLIRSRPIIGILTRVQPEENLKNIDPNSPGCEKYPNSTEVCFSFNACFAMDSMEGFLRANDLELKYRIEAETFSGRKFSRVRFAHGLLEKPHVVERKIQLRGVRNGTEQCFEETAFVKEGTRDIQSAVKFRMGYTLVQREPRSPREGDPLPNINQYPILNQQEASKTFQATFEKDCGDNDVCESNMVTVANLDLPQGEDGVSILELGELQEVVLDISVTNTGESAYEAGLYVSHPRTLSFIGRVSEANQLLCNSFNSTMVTCSLGNPFKHGSGYVKLRFNPSAVEDSEARLAFLIFTNTTSQELDPQGEIPVLANVVKRAEISIKGLGRPEQVFFGGEVKPTIKYRDEIGQPLLHSYEIYNAGPWKVPYLSVVVSWPYQVENGKPIGKWLLYMDETPKVDGDGECIMDPKQVNVLDLPKRPGFVEAPIEHLARHLPVPTISDIDENEIDSTSVNTTRKKRQAGVVILPEAIVDNEGKTRHVVTMDCDRGTAKCFMFRCNIRNLQRKQSAVIKIRARLWNATLVEDFPGIHTVRIRSKAHISLDPSLEITQRIEDDFDYAETMAYPDRLDTGETPAVPLWIIIVSVLAGILLLVLLILLLWRLGFFKRKRPDPTLKGSLLQKDKELNGEYIS
- the LOC130688029 gene encoding integrin alpha-PS1-like isoform X1, coding for MIVQLVNTLLAGVLFSTLVIGFNLEPRIPVIKNGMAGSYFGYSVAEHQSISVETGAVLNNWLLVGAPLDQNLQPGTNRSGALWRCPMTTRSNDCVQVVTDGKRNAESYLYDENIRSNQLVPPLPDEIKDGQWLGVTVRSQGPGRKVLVCAHRYIRKGADYQWGQGLCYTLTQNLDYDETWEPCRGRPTTWAHEQFGYCQAGTSGMLLDDDTALIGTPGPYTWRGTVFAVSVSDDFLHRDKTLYYGPLTQDHSPVDKYSYLGMSVTSGKYFGSKVSYAAGAPRSNGTGQVVIFTKVKKAESQLRVQLVLSGEQFASSYGYQVATADLNGDSRADLIVGAPFYYDREAGGAVYVYSNPPDGGLTANTPYVKLVGKPESRFGFALTNLGDINKDRYEDLAVGAPYEGRGVVYIYLGSKHGIITEPSQILKAEDIPGVPPSTFGYSLSGGLDMDLNDYPDLMVGAYEDDRVFLIRSRPIIGILTRVQPEENLKNIDPNSPGCEKYPNSTEVCFSFNACFAMDSMEGFLRANDLELKYRIEAETFSGRKFSRVRFAHGLLEKPHVVERKIQLRGVRNGTEQCFEETAFVKEGTRDIQSAVKFRMGYTLVQREPRSPREGDPLPNINQYPILNQQEASKTFQATFEKDCGDNDVCESNMVTVANLDLPQGEDGVSILELGELQEVVLDISVTNTGESAYEAGLYVSHPRTLSFIGRVSEANQLLCNSFNSTMVTCSLGNPFKHGSGYVKLRFNPSAVEDSEARLAFLIFTNTTSQELDPQGEIPVLANVVKRAEISIKGLGRPEQVFFGGEVKPTIKYRDEIGQPLLHSYEIYNAGPWKVPYLSVVVSWPYQVENGKPIGKWLLYMDETPKVDGDGECIMDPKQVNVLDLPKRPGFVEAPIEHLARHLPVPTISDIDENEIDSTSVNTTRKKRQAGVVILPEAIVDNEGKTRHVVTMDCDRGTAKCFMFRCNIRNLQRKQSAVIKIRARLWNATLVEDFPGIHTVRIRSKAHISLDPSLEITQRIEDDFDYAETMAYPDRLDTGETPAVPLWIIIVSVLAGILLLVLLILLLWRLGFFKRKRPDPTLKGSLLQKDKELNGEYIS